A window from Bufo bufo chromosome 1, aBufBuf1.1, whole genome shotgun sequence encodes these proteins:
- the LOC121003227 gene encoding LOW QUALITY PROTEIN: E3 ubiquitin-protein ligase TRIM39-like (The sequence of the model RefSeq protein was modified relative to this genomic sequence to represent the inferred CDS: deleted 1 base in 1 codon), translated as MASADLKDELLCSICLCIFKDPVMLRCGHNFCRVCIDRVLDTQDESGVYTCPECREEFQERPALMKNINLHNVAEHFLFTQPDTVEISGILCTYCVDSPVPAVKSCLHCEASLCEKHLRVHSKSSEHVLSDPSTSLENRKCSVHKKILEYYCTKDSACICVSCSLAGEHNGHQVMVLDEASEKKKGKMRNIFQKLTTKREETEERVQNLEERRRNAQGKGSGKAERVTVLFTDIRRKLDDLEKRVLNEISKQENEESILLSALMKKLEIKKDELSGKMRHIEEICNMTDPLTVLQEPDTGDLCDPEEEGGDEDINRCLHDVDDLDVAVISDKLHTLCDIITDIRRGIYMEGPGDILLDVNTAANNVLISDDLKTATGTQNNQNRPERAERFQDYQVMSSRGFTSGRHYWDVESSRLEIWRVGMCYPSIDRRGGQSYIGDNNKSWGLRRYGNQYLVIHNKKEIQLPDKISSKKFRICLDYEAGQLSFYELCDPIRHLHTFTSTFTEPLHAALCVFRKQIMDYYGNISYQYSSLKINN; from the exons ATGGCGTCTGCTGATCTGAAAGACGAGCTGCTCTGCTCcatctgtttatgtatttttaaggATCCTGTAATGCTGAGATGTGGACACAACTTCTGCCGGGTCTGTATTGATCGTGTACTGGATACACAGGACGAGTCTGGGGTCTATACCTGTCCTGAATGTAGAGAAGAA TTTCAGGAGCGGCCTGCACTGATGAAGAACATAAATCTTCATAATGTAGCAGAACATTTCCTGTTTACTCAGCCAGATACAGTGGAGATCAGCGGGATCTTGTGCACTTACTGTGTGGACTCTCCTGTGCCTGCTGTTAAATCCTGTCTACACTGTGAGGCTTCTCTGTGTGAGAAACACCTGAGAGTTCACAGCAAGTCATCAGAACACGTCTTATCTGACCCCAGCACTTCCCTGGAGAACAGGAAATGTTCTGTCCATAAGAAGATCCTAGAGTATTACTGCACCAAGGACTCTGCTTGTATCTGTGTGTCCTGCAGTTTGGCTGGAGAACATAATGGACACCAGGTGATGGTGCTGGATGAGGCCTCTGAGAAGAAGAAAGGGAAAATGAGAAATATTTTCCAGAAACTGACCACAAAGCGAGAGGAGACTGAGGAAAGAGTCCAGAACCTGGAGGAGCGCAGGAGAAATGCTCAAGGAAAAGGATCTGGAAAAGCAGAAAGAGTCACTGTCCTGTTTACAGACATCAGGAGAAAACTCGACGACCTGGAGAAGAGGGTCCTGAACGAGATCTCCAAGCAGGAAAACGAAGAGTCAATCTTACTCTCTGCTCTGATGAAAAAGCTGGAAATAAAGAAGGACGAGCTGTCTGGGAAGATGAGACACATTGAGGAGATATGTAACATGACTGATCCACTGACTGTCTTACAGGAACCAGATACAGGTGACTTGTGTGATCCTGAGGAGGAAGGAGGTGATGAAGACATAAATAGATGTCTCCATGATGTAGATGATCTGGATGTGGCTGTGATCTCAGACAAATTACATACATTATGTGACATAATAACAGATATAAGGAGAGGGATCTATATGGAGGGTCCTGGAGacatattactggatgtaaacaCAGCTGCTAATAATGTCCTTATATCAGACGACCTGAAAACTGCAACCGGGACACAAAATAATCAGAATCGTCCAGAAAGAGCAGAGAGATTCCAGGATTATcaggtgatgagcagcaggggattTACCTCAGGGCGACATTACTGGGATGTGGAGAGCAGTAGATTAGAGATATGGAGGGTAGGGATGTGTTATCCCAGTATAGACAGGAGGGGGGGTCAGTCATACATTGGAGATAATAACAAGTCCTGGGGTTTGAGGAGGTATggtaatcagtatttagtgataCATAACAAGAAAGAGATCCAGTTACCTGACAAGATCTCCAGTAAAAAATTCAGGATATGTCTGGACTATGAGGCCGGGCAGCTGTCCTTTTATGAGCTGTGTGACCCCATCAGACACTTACACACCTTCACTTCCACCTTCACCGAGCCCCTTCATGCTGCATTGTGTGTATTTCGGAAACAGATTATGGATTACTATGGAAATATTTCTTATCAATATAGCTCGCTAAAGATTAATAATTAA